From one Triticum aestivum cultivar Chinese Spring chromosome 4B, IWGSC CS RefSeq v2.1, whole genome shotgun sequence genomic stretch:
- the LOC123095001 gene encoding probable glutathione S-transferase GSTU6 → MSGEGDIKLLGMVVSPFVVRVRMALHMKGVSYEYIEQDLFNKSEILLRSNPVNKKVPVLIHGGKPISESLVIVQYADEVWSGKGASILPADPHERAVARFWAAYVDDKLFPAYIGIMKAATEEARAEKAKEALVGLASLEEAFTQSSKGKPFFAGDSVGYLDLAVGCNLFWLEAIRKMFGVTFFDVGKTPLLAAWAERFAGTEMAREVVPDADSAVVFAKKLQARFGSNTSAK, encoded by the exons ATGTCAGGAGAAGGAGACATCAAGCTGCTCGGCATGGTGGTGAGCCCATTCGTGGTCCGTGTGCGAATGGCACTCCACATGAAGGGCGTGAGCTATGAGTACATCGAGCAGGATCTCTTCAACAAGAGCGAGATCCTCCTCAGGTCCAACCCGGTGAACAAGAAGGTGCCGGTGCTCATCCACGGCGGCAAGCCCATCAGCGAGTCCCTCGTCATCGTGCAGTACGCCGACGAGGTGTGGAGCGGCAAGGGCGCCTCCATCCTCCCCGCCGACCCGCACGAGCGCGCTGTTGCTCGCTTCTGGGCCGCCTACGTCGACGACAAG CTGTTCCCTGCTTACATCGGCATCATGAAAGCGGCGACTGAGGAAGCAAGAGCGGAGAAGGCCAAGGAGGCGCTTGTGGGGTTAGCGAGCCTGGAAGAGGCCTTCACCCAGTCCTCAAAAGGGAAGCCTTTCTTCGCCGGCGACTCCGTCGGGTACCTCGACCTCGCCGTCGGATGCAACCTGTTCTGGCTCGAGGCAATACGCAAGATGTTTGGGGTGACGTTCTTTGACGTGGGCAAGACCCCGCTCCTGGCCGCGTGGGCGGAGCGGTTTGCGGGAACCGAGATGGCGAGGGAGGTGGTGCCGGACGCCGACAGCGCCGTGGTGTTTGCCAAGAAGCTTCAGGCTCGGTTTGGCTCTAACACGTCTGCCAAGTAG